In the Calditrichota bacterium genome, one interval contains:
- the hisD gene encoding histidinol dehydrogenase, whose product MKKIRYPAKENWANILKRPSQDFEPLQKKIQPILDAVRKEGDEAVKRFTQEFDQVNLKNLTVSQNEIEQATSQIDQSLKEAIALAIKNITAFHKSQLVEEKKVETSSGVFCWRKNLPIEKVGLYIPGGTAPLFSTVLMLGIPAVLAGCKEIILCSPPNQMGKIHPAVLYVASQIGISKIYKAGGAQAIAAMAFGTKSIPKVDKIFGPGNQFVTIAKQMLANSEVAIDMPAGPSEVLVLADKNANADFVAADLLSQAEHGIDSQVIFITDDEPFLGKVNQEIFKQLANLPRKEIAEKSLENSLLILVDNLDTGMKLSNFYAPEHLILMIENYKKYESKIVNAGSVFLGPYSPEAAGDYASGTNHVLPTNGFAKNYSGVSMDSFMKKISFQELSESGLKNIGPAIETMAEAEELFAHKNAVSVRLKNYDY is encoded by the coding sequence ATGAAAAAAATACGATACCCAGCCAAAGAGAACTGGGCAAATATACTTAAACGTCCTTCCCAGGATTTTGAACCGTTACAGAAAAAAATACAACCTATTTTGGATGCAGTAAGAAAAGAAGGTGATGAGGCCGTAAAACGATTTACCCAAGAATTTGATCAAGTTAATCTAAAAAACCTTACCGTCTCACAGAATGAGATTGAACAGGCAACAAGCCAAATTGACCAATCCTTGAAAGAGGCCATTGCATTGGCAATAAAAAATATTACTGCTTTCCATAAGTCTCAATTAGTTGAAGAAAAGAAAGTTGAAACATCATCCGGAGTGTTTTGCTGGCGTAAAAATTTACCCATAGAGAAAGTTGGGCTTTATATTCCCGGAGGTACCGCGCCTCTTTTTTCCACTGTTTTAATGTTGGGAATCCCAGCTGTATTGGCCGGTTGTAAAGAGATTATACTTTGTTCACCACCAAACCAAATGGGTAAAATCCACCCTGCTGTACTATATGTTGCAAGCCAGATTGGAATTAGTAAAATCTATAAAGCTGGTGGAGCTCAGGCAATTGCAGCCATGGCTTTCGGTACAAAATCAATTCCTAAGGTTGACAAAATATTTGGCCCCGGAAACCAGTTTGTAACAATAGCAAAGCAAATGTTGGCCAATTCCGAAGTTGCCATCGACATGCCTGCCGGACCATCAGAAGTATTGGTGCTGGCCGATAAAAATGCTAATGCAGACTTTGTTGCCGCTGACCTTCTCTCACAAGCTGAACATGGCATTGATAGCCAGGTCATTTTTATCACAGATGATGAACCTTTTTTAGGTAAAGTGAATCAAGAAATATTTAAACAGCTTGCCAATCTACCCCGCAAAGAAATTGCAGAAAAATCGCTGGAAAACAGTTTGCTTATTCTGGTGGATAATCTCGATACGGGAATGAAATTGTCAAACTTTTATGCACCGGAGCACCTAATTTTGATGATTGAAAATTATAAGAAATATGAGTCCAAAATAGTAAATGCCGGATCGGTTTTTCTTGGACCATATTCTCCTGAAGCTGCCGGTGATTATGCATCCGGAACAAATCATGTTTTGCCAACAAACGGATTTGCAAAAAACTATAGTGGCGTATCTATGGATAGTTTTATGAAAAAAATAAGCTTTCAGGAATTAAGCGAAAGTGGTTTAAAAAATATTGGTCCAGCGATTGAAACCATGGCCGAAGCTGAAGAGCTGTTTGCTCATAAAAATGCTGTTTCGGTTAGGCTGAAAAATTATGATTACTAA
- the hisC gene encoding histidinol-phosphate transaminase yields the protein MEIEKLLRKNIKAFKPYSSARDEYTGEVGIFLDANENSLGSVLELQSNRYPDPYQSDLKNKLSQIKNIPAENTFLGNGSDEAIDLLIRAFCEPREDSVIIMPPTYGMYKVCADLNDVKTIDIPLNKSFNIEIEPVLKSITKNTKLIFLCSPNNPSGNLLQKEAIEFLLEKFSGLVIVDEAYIDFAEAESWTGRLNEFENLVVLQTFSKAWGLAGLRLGMAFAHQKIIQILNNIKYPYNVNMLTQTHVENALQNVLLKEKMVQRIHSQRTLLEENLKELRNVQEVFPSDSNFLLVRFSDAKNVYQKLLQKQIIVRDRSSLIHCENCLRITVGTELENQKLINTLKEIEEGK from the coding sequence TTGGAAATAGAGAAGTTATTACGAAAAAATATAAAAGCTTTTAAGCCATATAGTTCAGCGCGGGATGAGTATACCGGTGAAGTTGGGATTTTTCTTGATGCCAATGAAAATTCGCTCGGCTCTGTTTTAGAGCTGCAATCAAATCGTTATCCTGATCCATATCAGAGTGATTTAAAAAACAAACTTAGTCAAATAAAAAATATCCCTGCGGAAAATACTTTTCTGGGCAATGGCAGCGACGAAGCAATCGATTTGTTAATTCGCGCATTTTGTGAACCGCGTGAAGATTCGGTAATAATAATGCCTCCAACTTACGGCATGTATAAAGTTTGTGCGGATTTGAATGATGTGAAAACGATTGACATCCCCTTAAATAAAAGTTTTAATATTGAAATTGAACCTGTATTAAAAAGCATTACAAAAAACACAAAATTGATTTTTCTGTGTTCTCCAAATAATCCCTCTGGAAATCTTTTGCAAAAAGAAGCAATTGAGTTTTTATTAGAAAAGTTTAGCGGATTGGTTATTGTTGATGAAGCTTATATAGATTTTGCAGAGGCCGAAAGCTGGACTGGGCGACTAAATGAATTCGAAAACCTTGTGGTTCTTCAGACGTTTTCTAAAGCTTGGGGCTTGGCTGGTTTACGGTTGGGGATGGCCTTTGCTCATCAAAAAATTATACAAATTTTAAATAACATAAAGTATCCATATAACGTAAATATGCTGACTCAAACACATGTGGAAAATGCATTACAAAATGTTCTGTTGAAGGAAAAAATGGTTCAAAGGATTCATTCACAAAGAACCCTTTTAGAAGAAAACTTAAAGGAGTTAAGAAATGTGCAGGAAGTATTTCCATCCGATTCTAACTTTTTATTAGTTCGATTTTCTGATGCAAAAAATGTTTACCAAAAACTTTTACAAAAACAGATAATTGTCCGGGACCGTTCATCCTTGATTCATTGCGAAAACTGTTTGAGAATTACTGTTGGCACTGAACTTGAAAATCAAAAATTGATTAACACATTAAAAGAAATTGAAGAGGGAAAATGA
- a CDS encoding ATP phosphoribosyltransferase: MLILALQKSGRLNKQSVQLLKDCGISFANGGNNPLKVTATNFPLQILYLRDDDIPECIADGAADCGIVGENIIAEKNIKLKTKKKLGFAKCRMSIAFPKQMDYNSVKDLNGLSIATSYPGILQTFLDKNNLNSSIHEISGSVEIAPGIGMADCIFDIVSTGSTLLGNGLKEVETVLKSEAVLVSNPKLDSKKEKILKRLLFRISAVKKAASHKYILLNTPNEKINQISALLPGMKSPTIMPLAEKGWSSLHSVINEDDFWQNIEMLKEAGAVNILIIPIEKMIA, from the coding sequence ATGTTAATATTGGCATTACAGAAATCGGGGCGGTTAAACAAACAATCTGTTCAATTATTAAAAGATTGCGGAATTTCGTTTGCAAACGGAGGTAATAACCCTCTAAAAGTCACGGCTACAAATTTTCCACTACAAATATTATATTTACGTGATGATGATATTCCCGAGTGTATTGCCGATGGTGCTGCAGATTGTGGTATTGTTGGGGAAAATATTATTGCTGAAAAAAACATAAAACTAAAAACAAAAAAGAAACTGGGTTTTGCAAAATGCAGAATGTCCATTGCCTTCCCAAAACAAATGGACTACAACTCTGTAAAAGATCTTAATGGTCTAAGTATCGCAACTTCTTATCCGGGAATACTTCAAACATTTCTTGACAAAAACAACCTGAATTCATCAATTCATGAAATTAGCGGTTCGGTGGAAATTGCCCCCGGGATTGGAATGGCAGATTGTATTTTTGATATTGTCAGCACAGGAAGCACATTACTTGGTAACGGACTGAAAGAAGTTGAAACTGTACTCAAATCAGAAGCTGTACTTGTTTCAAATCCTAAACTGGATTCAAAAAAAGAGAAAATATTAAAACGCCTTTTATTCCGAATAAGTGCAGTAAAAAAAGCGGCCAGTCATAAATATATTTTGTTGAACACACCAAATGAAAAAATTAACCAGATCAGCGCATTACTACCAGGAATGAAGAGTCCTACAATTATGCCGCTGGCAGAAAAGGGCTGGAGTTCTTTACATTCAGTTATCAACGAAGATGATTTTTGGCAAAATATTGAAATGCTAAAAGAAGCGGGTGCCGTTAATATTTTAATTATTCCTATAGAAAAAATGATTGCCTAA